A DNA window from Coffea arabica cultivar ET-39 chromosome 6c, Coffea Arabica ET-39 HiFi, whole genome shotgun sequence contains the following coding sequences:
- the LOC113692064 gene encoding uncharacterized protein, with the protein MTGSTAHTREDSSSSSVVIQTTDYSASNSSSLQITVHKLNGSNYLEWAQSVKLAIDGRGKLGHLTGEIQQPAAEDPNLKRWHSENSLVIAWLINSMEPAIGKPHLFLPTAKDVWDAVRDMYSDIENSSQIFNLKTKLWKSRQEDRDVTTYYNQMVTLWQELDLCYEDEWDCRADSVRYKKREENDRVYVFLAGLNQELDEVRGRILGRKPLPSIREVFFEVRREESRRKVMLKSSPKSKAEDEVETSALVSKGTDLDGDKRRKPWCEHCKKSWHTKDTCWKLHGKPSNFKKKNGGDSKVLQTVNEDSQKQQTDFETPAFTKEQLSQLYKLFKSPQFSVTEPKSFTPFCSFAKNGTDHGEDDWMC; encoded by the exons ATGACTGGATCGACTGCTCACACAAGAGAAGACTCATCCTCGTCTTCAGTAGTTATCCAAACTACAGATTACTCCGCTTCAAATTCTTCTTCCCTACAAATAACCGTTCATAAATTAAATGGTTCCAATTATCTGGAATGGGCTCAATCTGTAAAGCTGGCTATTGATGGCAGAGGTAAACTCGGCCACCTTACTGGAGAAATTCAACAACCAGCTGCTGAAGATCCCAATTTGAAGAGATGGCATTCAGAGAACTCTCTAGTTATCGCTTGGTTGATAAACTCTATGGAACCAGCAATAGGAAAGCCACACTTATTTCTGCCCACAGCCAAGGATGTGTGGGACGCTGTCCGGGATATGTATTCCGATATAGAGAATTCGTCTCAAATTTTCAATCTCAAGACGAAATTGTGGAAATCAAGACAAGAAGATAGAGATGTTACAACCTATTACAATCAGATGGTAACTTTATGGCAGGAATTGGATCTTTGTTATGAGGATGAATGGGACTGCCGTGCAGACAGTGTTCGATACAAGAAACGGGAGGAGAACGACAGAGTCTATGTCTTCTTGGCTGGACTAAATCAAGAACTCGATGAGGTGCGAGGTCGTATTTTGGGCAGGAAGCCTCTCCCCTCCATTCGTGAAGTATTTTTTGAAGTCAGAAGAGAAGAATCAAGGCGTAAGGTGATGCTGAAGTCATCACCAAAGTCCAAGGCAGAGGATGAAGTTGAGACTTCAGCATTGGTTTCTAAGGGGACAGATTTGGACGGGGATAAAAGAAGGAAGCCTTGGTGTGAACACTGTAAAAAGTCGTGGCACACAAAGGACACATGCTGGAAATTACATGGGAAACCATcgaatttcaagaagaaaaatggaggTGATAGCAAGGTGTTGCAGACTGTGAATGAGGATTCTCAAAAGCAACAAACTGACTTTGAGACACCAGCCTTCACAAAGGAACAATTAAGCCAACTGTACAAACTCTTTAAGTCTCCACAATTTTCAGTCACTGAGCCAAAAAGCTTCACTCCTTTCTGTTCTTTTGCTAAAAATG GAACTGACCACGGGGAGGATGATTGGATGTGCTAG